Within Mycobacterium heckeshornense, the genomic segment GCGAACAACAGAAGGTAGTAAGACAGGCCGACCAGAATCCAGCAGATCACCGAGAAGAAGTGCCAGTGCCGGCCCATGCCCAGTTTCTTATGACCGGGCAGCGCCACGAGCGAGCTGTAAGACTCTTCTTCGTCGAGGGTGTCGTACAGCTTGTCGGTCGGCATTTCCTTGGTCGTGAAGCGTGCCCACTCGGTGCCGGGTTTGCTGTCGTCGTTGCAGTACAGCTTGGGATGCGTGCCCAGGATTTCGATGCCGCTGCGCAGCAGCAGCGTCAGAAACAGCACGTTGAGCCAGTGGTCGATCCGCAGCCATACCGGGTAGTCGAGCGTCATCGCCGGCCGTTCAGTCGTGCCAACCCTGACGCTGGGGATACGCGACGTTGATGCCCAGCAGCACCGACATGTGCACCGCGACGAACGCCCCCGCGAAGGCGAGTGCGAACGTCGCAGGGGCGAAGTCCCACCGGCCCGTCAGCGCGATCAGCCCGGGCAGGCTGGCCGCGCGGCTTGCGAAGTACAGCACGATAACGACGACCGAGACCAGGTCGCCGGCAAACCAGCCCAGCTGTGGCGCGCGAGGCTTGACAGCCAACCACATCCCGCCGGCTGCCAGCATGCAGGCGGTGATCAGCACGGCGCAGTAGAGCACGAAGTACAGCGGCAGCGCCTGCTGTGTGGCCAACACGTAGGCGTGCGCGACGATGATACCCACCAGCAGCAATCCGCCCAGCGCGGTTACCGTGCGCGGCAGGTCGAACGCCACATAGCCGTTGAGGCGAAGCCAGCGAGACAACCGGCTGCGCCGCCAGGTCTCGACAGCCGTTTCGGCGAGAGCATCCACTGCGGCTGCGTACCCGGCGGCGCCGCTGGGCAAACACCCCTATCCGGTTCCGGCGCCGACCGGCGGGCGGCATCCTTCGGCGAGCCGATGCGCCGTCTCGAACAGCAGCGCATGCACGAAAGCCTGAGGCAGGTTGCCGCGCAGTTGGCGTTGGGCCACGTCGAATTCCTCGGTGAGCAATCCGGGTGGACCACAGGCGGTGCGGTTGCGCTCGAACCATCGAGCCGCGGCCACGTGGTTGCCGTGCTGATGATCGGCCAAGGCCATCAGAAAGCCGCACAGCAGGAAAGCGCCTTCGGCTTGGCCGAGTGGCCGCTCGTCGGGCTGGAACCGGTACACGAAACCGTCCCGACCCAGATCGGCCCGCACCGCCTCGAGTGTGGCCACGGTGCGCGGATCGCCGAGCGGGATCGCCCCCCGGATCGACGGCATCAACAGTGCCGCATCGATCCGTGAATCATCGGGTGCGCGTTGCCATCTTCCACTCGGGTGCAGGCAGTTCGAATCGGCGTCGGTGACGAGCAGATCAGCCAGGCGTTGCCACTCGGCACCCTGGCGAGTGGGCGCCTGCTCAGCGATGCGCCGCAGCCCGGCCGCGCAGATGAGCCGCGAATGGGTCCAGCGGTGATTGCCGATCTCCCAGATGCCGGCGTCGGGCTCGCGCCAGCGCTCTCCGATCGATTGCACCAGCGTTTCCACCGCACGCCAGTGCGCGCCGTCCAGGCGGTCGCGGTCGGCGGCGGCCGCCAGCAGCAGCAGCGCCTCGCCGAACGTGTCGAGCTGGAACTGCTCGGTCACCCAATTGCCGGTCTTGACATCAGCGCCGGGATAACCCGGCAGGTCGAGCTGCTGTTCACGCGGCGGCGGCCGGCCGATGACGGAATAAGCGGGCCGAAGTCTGGGACCGTCGGCAAGGACGCGTTCGCCGACAAAGCGGACAGCGTCGTCGAGCAGCGGATAGCTGCCCGCCGCGGCCACGGCCTGACCGGCGTAACACTGGTCGCGGATCCAGCAGTACCGGTAGTCGTAGTTACGGCCTTGTTCAGCCCGTTCCGGCAGCGACATCGTCGCCGCGGCCACCATCCCGCCGCCACTGCTGGTCAAGCCGCGCAGCACCGCGTAGGCGACCTGGGTGTCGAGATCGGCCAAGGTATCCGAGAACGCCGGAACCGCGCTGGCCCAAGCCTGTTCGGTTTGTCGCCACACGTCGTCGGGCCGCACTGCGGCTTGGGGCAGCTCTTGGTCGGATACTTCCAGCACCAAGTCGAAGTCGTGCCCGGGCGTAACGTTCACCACCGCGCGCAGCGCGCCGTCGTCGCCGCGGCGGGCCTCGGCGGGCCCGGTCCACCGGAATCGGTGTCGTCCGGTCCGCCCTGTCCACACGCCGTCGTTGTGGCACAGGTCGCGCATCGGCTCGGCACCGAAACCCGCGCGCAGGTCGAGGGTGACCCGCATCCGCATCGGCGCATCTCGTGCGATGATGCGGCGCAACAGCACCGCCGTGTCCGAGTCGCCCGGAAATGCAAGTGCCTCAAGGCATTCCACAATCCCATCGGTGGTCACCCAGCGCGACCGCCAGATCAGCGACCGCTGTTCGTAACGGCCGCCCCACACGAACCGCGGGTGATCCGGCGACACGGCGTAGACACCGCCGCCACCTAGCAACGAACTGAACACCGCGGGGCTGTCCCAGCGGGGAAAGCACATCCAGCAGTAATCGCCGCGCGGCCCGACGACGACACCCCGTTCGCCGTCGGCGAGCAGCGCGTATTCCCGAAGTACGTGCGGCGCAAGCTCTTCGACGAATGCTGGTTTTGCCGTCATCGTCCCCCTTCCGCGCGCCGCCTGGCACTGTGCAAACCGGGCATACCCGGTTTGCGTTGCGGGTAGACACCGGACATGACTTCATGCGCCGGCTCCACCGTTCCCGTCGAGTCAGTGGAAGCCTCCGCCTACACGATTCCCACCGATGCTCCCGAGTCCGACGGCACGTTGACCTGGGACTCGACGACTTTCGTGCTGGTGACTGTGCACGCAGGCGGCAAGGTCGGGACCGGGTACACCTATGCGGACACATCTGTCGTGACCGTGGTGAAATCGAAATTGGCGGAGGTTATCACCGGTCGCGACGCCTTGCAGCCGCCCGCCCGATGGGCCGAGATGGCGCATGCGGTGCGCAACCTGGGCAAGCCGGGAGTGGTGGCCGAGGCCATCTCCGCGGTCGACATCGCGCTGTGGGATCTGCGGGCCCGGCTACTGCAAGAACCGTTGATGATCGCGCTCGGCGCCGTGCACGACGCTACCCCGATCTACGGCAGCGGCGGATTCACCTCGTATGACAACGACACGCTGCGGGCCCAGCTGTGCGGCTGGGTCGAGGCCGGGATCCCCCGGGTCAAGATGAAAGTGGGGCGCGACCCCGACGCCGACACCGAACGGGTGAGCGCAGCGCGTTGCGCGATCGGCGACGCCGCCGAACTGTTCGTCGACGCCAACGGCGCCTACAGCCGCAAACAAGCGCTGCTGTGGGCCGGGCGCTTCGCCGAGTACGACGTGCGGTGGTTCGAAGAACCGGTGACCTCCGACGACCTGTGGGGACTGCATCAGCTGTGCGAGCACGGCCCGGCGGGAATGGACATCACCGCCGGTGAATACGGTTACCACTTACCGTATTTCCAGCAAATGCTCGACGCGGACGCGGTGGACTGTCTGCAAGCCGATGTCACCCGCGCCCTCGGGATCACCGGGGTCCTCAAGGTCGGCGCATTGTGCGACGCCCGCAGCATGGACCTGTCGCTGCATTGCGCTCCGCAAATCAGTGCGCACGCCGGCACGGCGGTGTGGCACATGCGACACCTGGAGTATTTCCATGACCATGTCCGCATCGAAAAGCTGGCCTTCGACGGCGTTTTGGCGCCGCAGCCGGGCGGCGTGCTGCGTCCCGACCGCGGCGCACCGGGTCACGGCCTGACCGTCAAGCAGGCAGATTTGGAGGGGTTCCGGGTGGCCTGAGCGCGGCGTTACGCCCGTTCGGCGCGAAATTCACAGCTCCGACTTAATTAGCCGGTGTAACGTTTTCCGCGACCGCGACGAAGATCGTGGAGATCGCGGCCCGCGCGGTGTTCTGCTCCGATCAGACCGCGATGAGCCCCAGGGACTTGGGAGGAGCGATGGACGTCGTACTCGGGGTCTCGATGGCTCCGGAATCGATCAGGCTGGTGGTGGTCGAGGGCCAAAACGGCGACGGCGTGACCGTCGAAGAAGACAGCTTCGACACCGCCGCCGCCCCGGGTTTGGCAACCCGCAACGCGCCTGAAGAAGTCGTGGCGGCCATCCTCGGTACCCGCGAAGGCGCCGCCGAGGCCGGCCATCATCTGCTGTCGACCGGTGTTACGTGGACCGATCAAGCCGAGGGCGCCGCGCTGCGCGACGCGCTGGCCGCCCACAAGGTCGAAAACGTCATGCTGGTTTCCGCCTTTTTGGCCGCGGCGGCGTTGGCGCAGACGGTCGGCAGCGCGATCGGCTACGAGCACACCGCGATGCTGTTCGTCGAACCCGATACGGCGACCCTGGCCGTGGTGGACTCCGCCGACGGTTCGATCACCGATGTACGACGCCAGCCGCTGGCTCCGGGCGCCGACGCCTGGCCCGGGTTGCTCTCGATAGTCGCCGGTGTCGAAGCACTGCAGTCCCGGCCCGAGGGCTTGTTCGTGGTCGGCAGCGGCGTCGACATCGCCGCGATCAAGCCGCAACTCGAAGCTGCGACGCCGCTCGCGGTCAGCGCTCCCGAGGAGCCGGAGACGGCGCTGGCCCGCGGCGCTGCGCTGGCGTCGGCCAACGCGCCGCTGTTCGCGTCGTCGACCGCGGCTTTGGCCTACGCACAGGATCCCGGCACGGGTGAGGTCGATCCGCTGGCCTACCTGGGTTTCGTGGAGGGCTCCTCGGACGCTTCGACGGGTGGCGAGGCTTTGGCCTACAGCGGCGCCGGTGAAGAGTCCGACGCCGCCGTCTGCGCCGGCACCGGGCGGCGGCGCAGGCCGGTGTTGCTGGTCGGCAGCACGTTAGCGACGGTCGTCGTCGGAGGCGTGGTCGCGCTGGCGATTTCGTTGGCGATCAGCATACGACCGACCGTCGCCTTGCGTCCCGAACCCGGTCAAAGCCTCATCGTGCCGGCCCAGCAGCCACCCCCGCCGGCGGTGGCCCAACCGCCCGCGCCACAACCACAGCCGATGCGCCAGGCGTCGCCGGTTGTGCCCGCGGTCGCGCCGCCGCCAGCCGCGAACCCGCCGGCTCCGCCGGAGCCCGTTGCCGTGGCCGCGCCGCCGCTACCGGCAGCGCCGCCGCCTGAGCCCGTTGCGGTGGCCGCACCGGTGCCTGTGCCAATTCCCGGCCCGCTGCCAGCGCCCGCACCGTCGCCGGCACCTGTCCACGTAACGGTTCCCGCGGCGCCGGTTCGCATGCCGGCCCCGCAGCCACCGGTACAGCTGCCGAGCCCTGCGCCTCCGGTGCAGGCGCCGCGACCGCCAGTTCATGTTCCCACCCCACCGGTGCAAACCCCGCGGCCGCCGGCACATGTTCCCACCCCACCGGTGCAGGCGCCCGATCCCACGCCGCCGGTTCAGCTGCCGACACCGCAACCGCCGGTTCACCTTCCAGAGCCGCAGCCGCCGTTGAACCTCCCGTCGCCGCAGCCACCGGTGCACATTCCGGCGCCCGGGGCCCCGGCACACGTGCCGGCTCCCGAGCCGATCCGTCTGCCCGCCCCCGAGGCACCGGTGTTGCCGGCCATGCCGCCCCCGGCAGCCCCGCGAATCCCGGCCATGCCGGCCCCCGTGATGCCTGCGGCGCCGGCGGTCCCGGCTATGCCGCACTTCAACATGCGGATGCCGGCATTTCACTTCTAATGACGGCGGATCAAAGGCGATGCCGAGCGCCCCGCGCACAACAAGGAACGGCGGTACCCGCACGCCACGCAGTGGTCCCGACTGGGATCGAACCAGCGACCTTCCGCGTGTGAGGCGGACGCTCTCCCGCTGAGCTACAGGACCGATGCCGCGGGCCAGACGAGGTCGAAGGTTAGCACGTGACGCGCCACTTGAGAGAACCTGCTGCCCACACCGCGGTGAGGTATACCCGAAGATGTCAAGAGATTTGTGCGGTCCTGCTCAAGTGGACTATCGTCGTGCTTCGCACCGGGCGACGATCTTGTCCGTTGCGCGCGGATGTAGCGCAGTTGGTAGCGCATCACCTTGCCAAGGTGAGGGTCGCGGGTTCGAATCCCGTCATCCGCTCGAAGGTGGTGGCGTCAACCCCGCGGTGGAGTGGCCGAGTGGTGAGGCAACGGCCTGCAAAGCCGTGCACACGGGTTCGATTCCCGTCTCCACCTCTTTTTCTTTGATCCGGGCGCGGTTAGCTCAGCGGGAGAGCGCTTCCCTGACACGGAAGAGGTCGCTGGTTCAATCCCAGTACCGCGCACCAGTGTTTACGCAGGTCAGAGGCGGTAGTTAGCTGAACAAACACGGTGCCGTGACCTAGATATGACCTGACAATCGGCGACGCTGGCTCCGAACCCGAAGGGAGCCACATGTCCATTGAGTCCTACCGCCAGTTGTGCCGGGCCGGTGACGGGTTGGAGGCGGTGGTGTCTATGTTCGATTGCCCGCCGGGTTGTGAGATGCCCGCCGCCGGTGAGGGTCGGCGATGCCGCCGGCCGGCCGGCTGGCGGGTGAACCTGCACGGCTGTGAGGCGGTGCTGATGTGCGGGCAGCACAAGGCCGCGTGGCTGCGGCAGACTCGGGCGCAGTTTTACACGGGCCCGGCGCGCTGCGCGCATTGCGGGTGCGTGTTCGACGACCTGGCCACCGCAGTACGGTTGGTGCGGCTATGAGCGCGGCCCGACACCACCACCGGCATTTGGCGTTGGTGGTGCCCGCCGCCGGTTCCGGCGATGACGATGGCGAGCTGAGCGCATTGGAGCGCTGGGAGCTGTACATGCGCGGCGCGGGCCGCTCCAACCGCACGATCAACGAAACCCTGGGTGTGTTGCGCCGGTTGGAGAAATTCGCCGGGGTGGGCGTGGAGTCGGTGCGGCCCCTTGACATCGCCCGGTTCCTTGGCCGGCCCAATTTGAAGCCCAACAGCCGCGCCGCCTACTACGGCTACATTCACAGCTTCTACCGCTGGTTGGGGCAAAACGGCGGCACGAATGCCGCAGCGCAGCTACCACGCCCGAAGGCCTCCAAAGGCGTACCCCGGCCGATCACCGATGAGCAGTTGCAAAACCTGCTCGCGGTGCGCATGCATCACCGCACCCGTGTGATGATCCTGTTGGCGGCGTTCGCGGGCTTGCGGGTGCATGAAATCGCCAAAATACGCGGCGAGGACGTTGACCCCCAGGCGCGCACCCTGCGGGTGACCGGCAAGGGCAACGTGACCGCGATACTGCCGCTGCATCCGCTGCTGGTTGAGGCCGCCGAGACGATGCCCCGGCGCGGTTGGTGGTTTCCGGGCAACGCGCGCCGGCGCGGGCAGCCGATCCGGCCACGCGGCGTCGCCGACATCATCGGGCAGGCAATGGATCGCGCCGGCATTCCAGGCGGCACCGCACATAGGCTGCGTCACTGGTACGGAACCAAGCTGGTCAGCGACGGCACCGATCTGCGCACCGCGCAAACCCTGCTGCGGCACGCCAATTTGAACACCACCGCCATTTACACTCAAGTGTCGGATGCTCGGCGCACGGAAGCGATCAACCGGCTGGCCGCGGGCGGTGCGCGCGCCCAACACGACGATGGAGCCGCCGATGGGCCGCGATGACTACCGGCAGGCGACGCCCGCCGAGCTGGCCGAGGAACGCCGCCGCGCCGAGGAAGCCCGCGCCGGCGCGGCCAGCGGGATCACCGAAGCCGCCAAGTGCCTCGACGAGTGCCGCCATCTGCTGCGCGACGCTTTGACCCGCGCCCGCTGGGCCGAGGAACACCTATCCGGTGCCCGCGCGGCGCGCGCGTTCGAGCTGGCCGGGAAAATCGCCGACACGATCACCTACGCCGACCGGCTACGGTTCGTCGTCGAAGGCGACCTTCGCGCTGAAGGTGACCTGCGCGCCGAACAAGCAGGTACGCGATGAGGGCAACCGTCACCCGTAAAGACCTGATCCGCTACGTGCTGGTCACACTGCCGTGGGACGGCCGCGACACGTGGAATGTCGGCCGCATCATCGACGACCTGCTGGCCGAATACCCCGGCCTGCTCGGCGAGCACGACCTGTCCGGCTACCCCGGCCCGGACCGGGTGATCCAGTACCTCGACGACCACATCGACCACGACACTTACCGGCGCATCGTGGAGCGGTGGGACTCAGCACCATGACGGGAATCCTCGGTCATCTTTTCGCCGTGCTGCTGCTCGTCGGAATCATCGCGCACTTCATCTGGTGGATCATCGGCCTGGCGGCCATCGTGCTGATGGCCTGGACGCTCAAACGGGCCTACCGCGACATGTGCGCCGCGCGCGATGCGCGGCGCCGGCAGCTCGCCGAGCTGGCCGCTCGCGCCGACCGCCAGCACGCCTGGGTGATGGCCGGAGACGACCGAGGGATCTACGGCGACTACCCGCCGGCATGCCTGAACCGGGAACCGACCACTTGGCGATATGTGGTCCCGTAACGACGGCCAGGTCGCGGCAGACTCGGCGCGCCGCTGGCGTGCTGCACACTAGTGGCGATGGTGGAGTTCTTCGCTTGCGCCCGCTGCGCCGCCTCGGCGGATCCGGTCAGTGACGGCAACTCGACTATCGCCATCGTGCGTCACCGACCCGGCTGCTCGGTGCTGGCCGGGGTGATACGCCGGCGCTGGCCGCTACGGCGGCACACCAGCCTGCCCGACACGCCAGCCCTACAGCCCTTCGCTGCGCGCGCCGACTGGAGCCGCTGGCAGAAAGTCGTCAGCGCCGCGCGCGACCGCGCGGCGCGCGCGCCGTTCGCGCAAGTCGGCCGGCCACCCACCAAGACTGCCTACCCGGCCACCGACGACGGCCGGGTAGCTCACGCGCGGTCATGATGACCGCACATGCCAGTGCCGGCGCGCCGAGACGCCAACGAAAAGGGTCTCGGTCACCGGAGCGGCCGAACCGGCAACTACAACGGCCAGCGTTGTGGTTGGTGCCGGTTCGGCCGCGACCGGCTGTCCGGCGATGGCGTCCCGGTCGGCCGGTTCAAGATCAGGTGATCGAAATTGATCACCTGATATCTCACGCTGCACCTGTCCGGCGATGGCGTCCCGGTCGGCCGGTTCAAGATCAGGTGTCTGAAATTCAGACACCTGCCGCCTGAGATCGGACATGACGGTGTTTCTGTCGGCTCCTGTTGCTGCGGCGATGGCCCGGACGCTCAGTCCGGCTTCCCGCAGCGAGCACACCACCTCGGCGATGGCGTCCTGGTCGGCCGGTCCAAGATCAGGTTCCAGATTGGTACACCTACCAGCAAACGTCTCGGCCACTGTCGATTCAGGGCTTGTGCAGGTCACCCAAGTTGTCGATGCCAGCAACCTGGGACAACGCAAACTTGCGTACGCTCAGCTTCCCGCAGCGAGCTATCGGTCGGCGGTAGTGGCCGAATCGACTGCGACTATTCGACCAGCCGGTCATGCTCGTCCAGGACGAACGCGCCGCCGTGATGCTGGCCGCCCAACGCGAACTCGCGGTGAGGCAGGCCGGCGCGCATCAGCGCGGCCAGCAGTTGCGCCGAGGAAACCACGACCGGACGGCCGGCTTTCAGGTCGAGTTCGAAGTCGCAGGCCCGGCCGGGGATACGCCAGCGCTGCCACGAAGGTTCATGCCCCGCGATCAGCACTTGCCGTAGGCCGGACGTGCTGCCGACCCGCCTCATGCGCCCGCGCCGCGCCAGCGCGTGTGAGCCGCGCGACGCGCCTGAGTGCTGCTGGTGCCGATCACGCGGATGGCGTTCGACGATTCATCTGGCTCGATTCGCAACCTGGCGAGTGATCGGTCCGCCGCCTGCCGTAGTTGGCGTAGCTCGGAGATGAGCGGGTTGATGACCTCCTGGCCCTGTGACCCGCGCACCATCTTCGGTGCGCCGACCAGCTCGGCCTCAAGGGTTGCGGCCTGATCGACCAGCTTGGCCGCCGTCTCCAGCCAGTACCGCTCGACCGCGGTCAGAACCAGGCCCTCGGCGGTGGCTTCGGCAACGACTTCGCGCCACAGTTTGCGGCCCGCGGCAGCTAACCCGCGCGGTGGTCTTGGTGCCTGCATGCTCATCGTCCTCCCTGGTCAGGGTCTATGAGCCGGGGAACCCGGCGCTGCCGCGACAAGCTGGCAAAAACGGCGTTTCGCCGGGCCGCACGCACAAGCTGAGCTGCTAAGGCGCTTCGGTCTGTGCGGCGCGGCCGGGGGGTTACCCCCTGGGTGGGTGCGCCGAGCGGTCCGGACCCGACTGCCAGACCGCTCGGCGCGTGCCGCGCCCAGCAACTCGGGAAGCGCGGCGGCTCCGCTCCGGTCATGTCGTGGTGACGGCGACTGGCGTCGAGGGGCCGATCAGAAGTGTCAGGCCGGCGACCGTCACGACGCTGCCTTGGTTGCCGCCGTCGGCGGTTGCGGCGCGCATCGCGTCGAGGACTGTTGTTGCCTCGGCGGCCGTGAGTGTGATCGGTGCCTGGTTGCCGTAGCTGAGTGTCGGCATGCGGTTCCCTTCGTGCTCAGTTGCCTTGTGCCACAAGCTGATCGAGCTTGGCCTGCTCGGCGTTGAGTTCGGCTCGGCGCAAGCCTGCGACTGCGACGGCCTGCTCGTCGATGGCCGGGGTGCCTGCCTGCTCGGCCAACTCGCGGATGCTTGCCGGAGTGTCGGTCGCGGCCGGCTCGCCGTTCGCCGCTTGCTCGCGGGCCGTCGCGGCTGCCTCGTCGATCACTCGGGTTGCCTGGGCCTGTAGCTCGGCCAAATGCCGGTCGTGGGCGGCCTGTGCGCGTCCGGCGATCACGCCGTCGAGCCATGCGGTGAATGTCAGTCCGGCGTAGAGTCGCTGCACGCGCGGCGGC encodes:
- a CDS encoding glycoside hydrolase family 15 protein; its protein translation is MTAKPAFVEELAPHVLREYALLADGERGVVVGPRGDYCWMCFPRWDSPAVFSSLLGGGGVYAVSPDHPRFVWGGRYEQRSLIWRSRWVTTDGIVECLEALAFPGDSDTAVLLRRIIARDAPMRMRVTLDLRAGFGAEPMRDLCHNDGVWTGRTGRHRFRWTGPAEARRGDDGALRAVVNVTPGHDFDLVLEVSDQELPQAAVRPDDVWRQTEQAWASAVPAFSDTLADLDTQVAYAVLRGLTSSGGGMVAAATMSLPERAEQGRNYDYRYCWIRDQCYAGQAVAAAGSYPLLDDAVRFVGERVLADGPRLRPAYSVIGRPPPREQQLDLPGYPGADVKTGNWVTEQFQLDTFGEALLLLAAAADRDRLDGAHWRAVETLVQSIGERWREPDAGIWEIGNHRWTHSRLICAAGLRRIAEQAPTRQGAEWQRLADLLVTDADSNCLHPSGRWQRAPDDSRIDAALLMPSIRGAIPLGDPRTVATLEAVRADLGRDGFVYRFQPDERPLGQAEGAFLLCGFLMALADHQHGNHVAAARWFERNRTACGPPGLLTEEFDVAQRQLRGNLPQAFVHALLFETAHRLAEGCRPPVGAGTG
- a CDS encoding enolase C-terminal domain-like protein, coding for MTSCAGSTVPVESVEASAYTIPTDAPESDGTLTWDSTTFVLVTVHAGGKVGTGYTYADTSVVTVVKSKLAEVITGRDALQPPARWAEMAHAVRNLGKPGVVAEAISAVDIALWDLRARLLQEPLMIALGAVHDATPIYGSGGFTSYDNDTLRAQLCGWVEAGIPRVKMKVGRDPDADTERVSAARCAIGDAAELFVDANGAYSRKQALLWAGRFAEYDVRWFEEPVTSDDLWGLHQLCEHGPAGMDITAGEYGYHLPYFQQMLDADAVDCLQADVTRALGITGVLKVGALCDARSMDLSLHCAPQISAHAGTAVWHMRHLEYFHDHVRIEKLAFDGVLAPQPGGVLRPDRGAPGHGLTVKQADLEGFRVA
- a CDS encoding tyrosine-type recombinase/integrase, yielding MSAARHHHRHLALVVPAAGSGDDDGELSALERWELYMRGAGRSNRTINETLGVLRRLEKFAGVGVESVRPLDIARFLGRPNLKPNSRAAYYGYIHSFYRWLGQNGGTNAAAQLPRPKASKGVPRPITDEQLQNLLAVRMHHRTRVMILLAAFAGLRVHEIAKIRGEDVDPQARTLRVTGKGNVTAILPLHPLLVEAAETMPRRGWWFPGNARRRGQPIRPRGVADIIGQAMDRAGIPGGTAHRLRHWYGTKLVSDGTDLRTAQTLLRHANLNTTAIYTQVSDARRTEAINRLAAGGARAQHDDGAADGPR
- a CDS encoding helix-turn-helix domain-containing protein encodes the protein MAETFAGRCTNLEPDLGPADQDAIAEVVCSLREAGLSVRAIAAATGADRNTVMSDLRRQVSEFQTPDLEPADRDAIAGQVQREISGDQFRSPDLEPADRDAIAGQPVAAEPAPTTTLAVVVAGSAAPVTETLFVGVSARRHWHVRSS
- a CDS encoding P27 family phage terminase small subunit, with protein sequence MSMQAPRPPRGLAAAGRKLWREVVAEATAEGLVLTAVERYWLETAAKLVDQAATLEAELVGAPKMVRGSQGQEVINPLISELRQLRQAADRSLARLRIEPDESSNAIRVIGTSSTQARRAAHTRWRGAGA